A window of the Candidatus Binatia bacterium genome harbors these coding sequences:
- a CDS encoding alanine--glyoxylate aminotransferase family protein, with product MIKQYLLAPGPTPIPNEVALAMAETMIHHRTPQFGKIFLEVREGLKEIFGTKNDVLILASSGTGAMEAAVSNLFSPGEKILVVNGGKFGERWLEITKAFGLQPIDLKVEWGKPVKLEAIEQSLKAHPDIQAVLVQASETSTTTWHPVEKIAKLTKNGPLLIVDGVTAVGVKRVAMDEWGVDALVTGSQKAMMLPPGLGFIALSERAWARTAKAKLPRFYFNLALERKNQQKGSAAFTPAVSLIFGLRASLELMRKEGLERVYARHDRMGRATRAAATALGLKLLALESPSPAATGIWMPEGLNADKLLDYFRDRMQITFAEGQDQLRGKAIRIAHVGYMGAFDVLVAIGALEMGLKKFGAPVEFGQGVAAAQEVLMETLE from the coding sequence ATGATTAAACAATATCTACTTGCGCCCGGTCCCACGCCCATTCCCAACGAGGTCGCGCTGGCGATGGCGGAGACGATGATCCATCACCGGACGCCGCAGTTCGGCAAGATTTTTTTGGAGGTAAGAGAAGGGCTCAAAGAAATTTTCGGCACCAAGAACGACGTCTTGATCCTGGCCTCCTCCGGCACCGGCGCGATGGAAGCGGCCGTCTCGAATTTGTTCTCGCCGGGAGAAAAAATCCTGGTCGTGAACGGCGGAAAGTTCGGCGAGCGCTGGCTGGAGATCACCAAAGCCTTCGGTCTGCAACCGATCGATCTCAAAGTCGAATGGGGAAAACCGGTCAAGCTGGAAGCGATCGAGCAGAGCCTCAAGGCCCATCCCGACATCCAGGCGGTCTTGGTGCAGGCGAGCGAGACTTCGACCACGACCTGGCACCCGGTAGAAAAGATCGCGAAGCTCACGAAGAACGGCCCGCTTTTAATCGTGGACGGCGTCACCGCCGTCGGCGTCAAAAGAGTCGCTATGGATGAATGGGGCGTCGATGCGTTGGTCACCGGCTCGCAGAAAGCGATGATGCTGCCGCCGGGGCTCGGCTTCATCGCGCTCAGCGAGCGCGCGTGGGCAAGAACCGCGAAGGCGAAGCTGCCCCGGTTTTATTTTAATTTGGCGCTCGAACGAAAAAATCAGCAAAAAGGTTCGGCGGCGTTCACGCCGGCGGTGTCGCTCATCTTCGGCCTCCGCGCGTCGCTCGAACTGATGCGGAAAGAAGGGCTGGAGCGCGTGTACGCGCGTCACGATCGCATGGGCCGCGCGACGCGCGCCGCGGCGACGGCGCTCGGCCTCAAGCTCCTTGCGCTGGAGAGTCCCAGCCCGGCGGCGACCGGAATCTGGATGCCGGAGGGATTGAACGCCGACAAGCTGCTCGACTATTTCCGCGACCGGATGCAGATCACCTTCGCCGAAGGGCAGGATCAACTGCGGGGGAAAGCCATCCGCATTGCTCACGTGGGTTACATGGGGGCCTTCGACGTTCTGGTCGCGATCGGCGCGCTGGAAATGGGGCTCAAAAAGTTCGGCGCGCCGGTGGAATTCGGACAGGGGGTCGCTGCCGCTCAGGAAGTTCTCATGGAGACGCTGGAATAA